In one Mangrovibacterium diazotrophicum genomic region, the following are encoded:
- a CDS encoding AAA family ATPase encodes MIEKIIEIKNIGRFIDYKLKSSNQWNGELKQINLIYAPNGSGKTTLATIFKSLKTENGSLIEIKKSSITDDESIVRLKSNHIIEYKNKYWSDIISNIEVFDIHFVEDYLFVGSTLKKQNKVNLYKLILGQKGIEFKNECKTLISKKESLLKRVNSAINEENKLALNARLTQAQKELDTALNEYYSYSNGIFEEHIKFVNKYLSRFSPYIKLTEFSYQKGKGLSDFEIFRIYIVFEIHGRQVHFNAPDLVRKIPNAKYTMSEGDKSAVAFCFFLARLEILGYNDKIIVFDDPLSSFDYGRKTTTIFNLAKIAHNCQQFFLLTHDIHFAKEFNDKLDFNDVLNLKISDNGLSSIITFHDIYNETLSGLQKDLQTVKNYLSNGVISEAERREVIRCVRPILEGIIKTKYFDVLDNNCWLGDIISIINKSTTRLSNLKPIYTDLIELNDFTKAYHHSDSGIQNDLINDQELKNYINLLMQVIEKI; translated from the coding sequence ATGATTGAAAAGATTATTGAGATAAAAAATATTGGAAGATTTATAGATTATAAATTAAAATCATCTAATCAGTGGAATGGAGAATTAAAGCAGATTAATTTGATTTATGCTCCTAATGGTTCTGGCAAAACTACACTGGCAACAATTTTCAAATCTTTAAAAACTGAAAATGGCAGTTTAATTGAAATTAAAAAATCCTCAATAACTGATGATGAGTCAATTGTACGATTGAAAAGCAATCACATAATTGAATATAAAAATAAATACTGGAGTGACATTATTAGCAATATTGAGGTTTTCGATATTCATTTTGTAGAAGATTATCTATTTGTTGGTTCAACATTAAAAAAGCAAAATAAAGTTAACCTGTATAAATTAATTCTTGGTCAAAAAGGTATTGAGTTTAAAAACGAATGTAAAACTCTAATAAGTAAAAAGGAATCACTCTTAAAAAGAGTAAATAGTGCAATCAATGAAGAGAATAAATTAGCACTAAATGCTCGACTGACTCAAGCACAAAAAGAATTAGATACTGCCTTAAACGAGTATTACAGCTACTCAAATGGTATTTTCGAAGAACATATTAAATTCGTAAACAAGTATCTTTCAAGATTCTCACCTTATATAAAGCTAACAGAATTTTCATATCAAAAAGGAAAAGGATTATCTGACTTTGAGATATTTCGTATATATATCGTTTTTGAAATTCATGGTAGACAAGTTCATTTCAATGCCCCTGATTTAGTTCGAAAAATTCCCAATGCAAAATACACGATGAGTGAAGGTGATAAAAGTGCAGTCGCCTTTTGCTTCTTTTTGGCAAGACTAGAGATTTTAGGTTATAATGATAAGATTATTGTATTTGACGACCCCCTATCTAGTTTCGATTATGGTCGAAAGACAACCACCATATTTAATTTAGCAAAAATTGCGCATAACTGTCAGCAATTCTTCTTACTCACTCATGACATCCATTTTGCTAAAGAATTTAACGACAAGCTCGATTTTAATGATGTATTAAACCTAAAAATATCTGACAATGGTTTATCCAGCATTATTACCTTTCACGACATCTATAATGAGACATTGAGTGGACTTCAAAAGGACTTACAAACAGTAAAAAATTATTTATCAAATGGTGTTATCTCAGAAGCCGAAAGACGAGAAGTAATTAGATGTGTAAGACCAATTCTCGAAGGAATTATAAAGACAAAATATTTTGACGTTTTGGATAACAATTGCTGGTTGGGTGATATTATTTCAATTATCAATAAATCAACGACTAGACTATCAAATTTAAAACCGATTTATACAGATTTAATCGAATTAAATGATTTCACAAAAGCCTATCATCACTCAGACAGTGGCATTCAAAATGATTTAATAAATGACCAAGAGCTTAAGAACTATATAAATTTATTAATGCAAGTAATTGAAAAAATATAA
- a CDS encoding MORN repeat-containing protein yields MTRLITLSILLIFASCSSNNRYTIIGDCENGYGEKQWKDGTIMKGNWNSGELNGNGYQYFGIESEFSGDWYEGEFSNNEYNGKGIYYDKSEDAKYTGQFKNGKSDGKGKLVFGSEAEYPNRYYDGDWVNGKRQGFGIKFWGEAGKYTNNRYEGEWYNDEQNGNGRYDWSDGSFYIGQWENGLQDGEGVYTFSNGEKFEGSWDKGYNRELAIKLYGHE; encoded by the coding sequence ATGACAAGATTAATCACATTATCAATATTACTCATATTTGCTAGCTGTTCAAGCAATAATAGATATACAATAATTGGAGATTGTGAGAACGGTTATGGAGAGAAACAATGGAAAGACGGAACAATTATGAAAGGTAACTGGAATAGTGGAGAATTAAATGGAAACGGTTATCAATATTTTGGTATAGAATCTGAATTTTCAGGTGACTGGTATGAAGGTGAGTTTTCAAACAATGAATACAATGGAAAAGGAATCTACTACGACAAAAGTGAGGATGCAAAATATACTGGTCAATTTAAGAATGGAAAATCTGATGGAAAAGGGAAGCTAGTATTTGGTTCTGAAGCAGAATATCCAAATCGCTATTATGATGGAGACTGGGTTAATGGGAAAAGACAAGGATTTGGGATTAAATTCTGGGGAGAAGCTGGAAAATATACAAACAATAGATACGAAGGAGAATGGTACAATGATGAGCAAAACGGAAACGGCAGATATGACTGGTCAGATGGGAGCTTTTACATTGGACAATGGGAAAATGGATTACAAGACGGTGAAGGTGTTTACACATTCTCAAATGGTGAAAAGTTTGAAGGAAGCTGGGATAAAGGTTATAATAGAGAACTGGCTATCAAACTTTACGGACATGAATAA
- a CDS encoding AbiU2 domain-containing protein, translating into MPDYKINKTDKLLSENIRNRKEEMQLMFSRNLETHEQLLDLLFNGTNHANYNGFKDTKLIWNIAAFTITISYDLKVIGQDLMLAENEWQKRLHARHACLIIYESINDFFDLLGKEFKTLVAIKICNEEIEEELNKVRSELNSYKRKYFNKLKEIRNTSIAHRDNDSLKQINTIINLSWSDTIELVTNFDIILTDLGKIIQVIIYAGLDDFNELKN; encoded by the coding sequence ATGCCGGACTACAAAATCAACAAAACTGACAAATTACTTTCTGAAAACATTAGGAATCGGAAAGAAGAGATGCAATTAATGTTCTCGAGAAATTTAGAAACACATGAACAACTTCTCGATTTATTGTTTAATGGAACTAATCATGCAAATTACAATGGATTTAAGGACACCAAGCTTATTTGGAACATCGCTGCATTTACAATTACAATATCATATGACCTAAAAGTTATTGGACAAGACTTGATGTTAGCTGAAAATGAATGGCAAAAACGTTTGCATGCAAGACATGCATGTCTAATAATCTACGAGTCGATCAATGACTTCTTCGATTTATTGGGAAAAGAATTCAAAACTTTAGTGGCTATAAAAATTTGCAATGAAGAAATTGAAGAAGAATTGAATAAAGTTAGAAGTGAGTTAAACTCATACAAAAGAAAATATTTTAACAAATTAAAAGAAATAAGAAACACATCAATCGCTCATCGAGATAATGATTCACTAAAACAAATTAATACAATTATCAATTTAAGTTGGTCTGACACAATTGAGTTAGTAACGAACTTTGATATAATATTGACGGATCTTGGGAAAATAATTCAAGTTATAATTTATGCAGGATTAGACGACTTTAATGAACTTAAAAATTAA
- a CDS encoding DUF4304 domain-containing protein, whose translation MTAKDKQIEFIKSYLKPKLKEEGFRTSGQTWWKMKDDFFIVINLQNSQWNSKEEMSFCFNIGVGLTANLTDKKKVTHFDNLTPLREDSYLSKNRKKHKFRKEGWLDYLMTEKTDLNDFTKELKIDFEEDILPKLNGLQNIKDCLEFYRQFDIWGSNLQRKVNQLRQNEK comes from the coding sequence ATGACAGCAAAGGACAAACAAATAGAATTTATAAAGTCGTATTTGAAACCAAAACTCAAAGAGGAAGGTTTTCGGACTTCGGGACAGACTTGGTGGAAAATGAAAGATGACTTTTTTATTGTAATTAATTTGCAAAATTCACAATGGAACAGCAAAGAAGAAATGAGTTTCTGTTTTAATATCGGTGTTGGGCTTACAGCAAATTTGACAGACAAGAAAAAAGTAACACATTTTGATAATTTAACTCCACTTCGAGAAGATTCTTACCTATCGAAAAACAGGAAAAAACATAAATTTAGGAAAGAGGGTTGGCTCGATTATTTAATGACAGAAAAGACAGACTTGAATGACTTTACAAAAGAGTTGAAAATTGATTTTGAGGAGGATATTTTACCAAAATTAAATGGACTTCAAAACATCAAAGATTGTCTTGAATTTTATCGCCAATTTGACATCTGGGGTTCAAACTTGCAACGAAAAGTAAATCAACTGAGACAAAATGAAAAATAA